The window GCGATTCTCGCCTTTTCTGGTTCTGTCTGCGGAAGGATCCCGTGACCTAAATTAAAGATATGCCCTTTGGCATCCCGTGCATCCTCAAGAATAGTTTTAATCTGCGCTTCCAATTCTTTTTGCGGCAGGAACAGAGCAACCGGATCAAGATTCCCCTGTAAGGCATGGTCACCCACCATCTGCACAGCATCACCGATATTAATGCGCCAATCCAGGCCAAGCACATCAGCACCAGCTGTTTTTGTATGGTTGATCAAGGTAGACCCGTTATTGGCAAAATAGATAATAGGCACATCAGTCATCTTACGCAAATCCGCAATAATGGACTGCACATAGGGCAGGGCAAAGCGTGCGTAATCATGGGGTGCCCAAATACCTGCCCAGGAATCAAAAATCTGTAAAGCCTGGGCACCGGCTCGCGCCTGGGCCTGAAGATAGAGGCTGGTGCATTCGGTAATTTTTTGCAACAGGGCATGGTACATCTCCGGCTCCTGGAAGGCCATCTTCTTGGTTTCCAGGAAGACCTTGGAGGAACCACCCTCAATCAGGTAGGTTGCCAAAGTAAAGGGTGCCCCGGAAAACCCGATCAGGGGGACTTTGAGTTCTTTGCG is drawn from Candidatus Electrothrix aestuarii and contains these coding sequences:
- the hemE gene encoding uroporphyrinogen decarboxylase, which encodes MNDTFLKACRGEKTEYTPVWFMRQAGRYLPEYQAVRSKLTFLELCKTPELCTEVTLQPIDIFGFDAAILFSDILIAMEAMGLTLEFHEGRGPVFPDPVRSQAAVDKLIIPDPEETMPFVMETIRLLRKELKVPLIGFSGAPFTLATYLIEGGSSKVFLETKKMAFQEPEMYHALLQKITECTSLYLQAQARAGAQALQIFDSWAGIWAPHDYARFALPYVQSIIADLRKMTDVPIIYFANNGSTLINHTKTAGADVLGLDWRINIGDAVQMVGDHALQGNLDPVALFLPQKELEAQIKTILEDARDAKGHIFNLGHGILPQTEPEKARIAVEAIHRFSGR